DNA from Agathobaculum sp. NTUH-O15-33:
CGGCGACCGGCGTCTTGCCCAGCGCGGCCATCAGGTCGTATGCAAACTGGAAGGTCTCGTCAGAGGTCTGGATCGCGCGAACGACCTCGACCAGCTTCATGATCTGTGCCGGGTTGAAGAAGTGGCAGCCGATAAACTTGTCGGCGCGGTGCGGGATGGAAGCGGCCATCTCGGTGATGGACAGGCCCGAGGTATTGGAGGCGAAGATCGTGTGGGGCGGGCAAATGCCGTCCAGCTCCTGCAGCAGGTCGATCTTGAGGTCCATGCGCTCCAGAATGACCTCCATGACGAACTCGGCTTCGCAGGCGTCCTTGCGGTTCACCGTGGTGGAAAGGCGGCTCAGGCGCTCAGCCTTGTCGGCCTCGGTGATCTTTTCTCTGGAAACCAAGAAGGACAGATCCTTCTCGATGATCGAAACGCCGCGATCGAGGAAATCCTGCTTGATGTCGAACAGCTTGACATCGTGACCGCCGTTAAGAAATACCTCAGCAATGCGCGCACCCATGTTGCCCGCGCCAAATACACAAATTTTCATTATGAAAAACCTCTCTTCTCTCTCGTTGCAGCTCTCTCTTACTGCTTAGATGGATGGCGAAACGGTTTACTTGTTCTTGAACTCCTTGGCGGGCTTGTCGCGGTTCTTATCGAGGAACCAAGCCATGCCGTACTTCTGATCCTCGGTAGCGAAGCACTGGCCGAAGACGTTGCCTTCAAACTTCAGGGCGGAGTTCAGATCGGTCTGCATGCCGACGTTAACGGCTTCCTTGACCAGCGAAACAGCGATCGGCGCCTGCGCGGCGATCTCTTCCGCCAGCTTGACGGCTTCGTCCAGCAGGTTTTCAAGCGGGTATACGTAATTGACAAGGCCCATTGCCAGCGCGTCCTGCGCGGTGTAATTGCCGCGGGCGGTGTAGAGCATTTCCTTTGCCTTGCCAAGGCCCACGATGCGGGCCAGACGCTGCGTGCCGCCGCAGCCCGGGGTGATGCCGAGGCCGACTTCGGGCTGGCCGAACGCGGCGTTCTCGGAAGCGAGGCGGATGTCGCAGGCCATGGCGAGCTCGCAGCCGCCGCCCAGACAGAAGCCGTTAATCGCGGCGATGA
Protein-coding regions in this window:
- a CDS encoding 3-hydroxyacyl-CoA dehydrogenase family protein is translated as MMKICVFGAGNMGARIAEVFLNGGHDVKLFDIKQDFLDRGVSIIEKDLSFLVSREKITEADKAERLSRLSTTVNRKDACEAEFVMEVILERMDLKIDLLQELDGICPPHTIFASNTSGLSITEMAASIPHRADKFIGCHFFNPAQIMKLVEVVRAIQTSDETFQFAYDLMAALGKTPVAVDEGPGFVVNRMLIPMMNEAIGIYADGIASPADIDIAMQLGASMKSGPLHTADLVGHDVNLAIMENIYHETGDTKYRPHPLLRKMVRAGWLGVKTGKGFFDYDGPFGKEIIK
- a CDS encoding enoyl-CoA hydratase-related protein, which translates into the protein MTDVVIEKKGHVAIVKIEHMQAMNALSTDMYAQLEEAFGEVAKMDDVYAVVLTGSSTVNKKGKTVNSFVAGADIAEMSTKTVEEGKFFGNESNRVCWMIENFKRPVIAAINGFCLGGGCELAMACDIRLASENAAFGQPEVGLGITPGCGGTQRLARIVGLGKAKEMLYTARGNYTAQDALAMGLVNYVYPLENLLDEAVKLAEEIAAQAPIAVSLVKEAVNVGMQTDLNSALKFEGNVFGQCFATEDQKYGMAWFLDKNRDKPAKEFKNK